In Emys orbicularis isolate rEmyOrb1 chromosome 12, rEmyOrb1.hap1, whole genome shotgun sequence, one genomic interval encodes:
- the LOC135886135 gene encoding ribonuclease-like, with translation MAMATRGPCPALLLPLILLAACLALARRMPWVSLNNIFKKYHVDFPPTPGPDPSTYCNGMMRDWGIHWKLLHIFIHTPIPAINSICFGDGTPIFGGLRKSMNFFPTTTCRYNPVRFSYSGTAISWKLIIACWNGLPLLYVEKMKGQAWAWRAGRRSSCFL, from the coding sequence ATGGCCATGGCCACGAGGGGACCCTGCCCTGCACTCCTGCTGCCCCTCATcctgctggctgcctgcctggctctggccagaAGGATGCCTTGGGTCAGTCTGAACAATATATTCAAAAAGTACCACGTGGACTTCCCACCGACCCCAGGACCCGACCCCAGCACCTACTGCAATGGAATGATGAGGGATTGGGGAATACACTGGAAGCTGCTCCACATCTTCATCCACACGCCTATCCCAGCCATCAACAGCATCTGCTTTGGTGACGGGACACCCATTTTTGGCGGCCTACGAAAGAGCATGAAtttcttccccaccaccacctgcagaTACAACCCAGTAAGATTCTCCTACAGTGGAACAGCCATTTCCTGGAAACTCATCATCGCCTGCTGGAATGGGCTTCCTCTGCTCTATGTGGAGAAGATGAAGGGCCAAGCCTGGGCATGGAGGGCTGGCAGGAGATCCTCCTGCTTCCTGTAA